One Phaseolus vulgaris cultivar G19833 chromosome 4, P. vulgaris v2.0, whole genome shotgun sequence DNA window includes the following coding sequences:
- the LOC137837434 gene encoding putative pentatricopeptide repeat-containing protein At5g59200, chloroplastic has translation MIISTVPTITLNLQYHSSNPHSNSNDPYLRKNVISLLKNLRNPQHVQPIHGHAIKTGTSQDPFVAFELLRQYCKLNSIDHATKLFHCTQNPNMYLYTSLIDGFVSFGFYTDAINLFGQMVRGHVLADSYAVTAVLKACVLQRALGRGREVHGLVFKRGLCLDRSIALKLAELYGKCGVLEDAWKVFDEMPERDVVACTVMMGSCFDWGMVEEAVGVFNEMRSRDTVCWTLMIDGLVRNGEFNRGLEMFREMQVKGVRPNEVTFVCVLSACSQLGALELGRWIHAYLCKCDVEVNWFVAGALINMYSRCGDIDEAQVLFDEVKVKDVSTYNSMIRGLAMHGKSMEAVELFREMLMQRVRPNGITFVGVLNGCSHGGLVDLGWEIFQSMKTVHGIEPEVEHYGCMVDILGRVGRLEEAFDFILRMGGQADDKMLCSLLSACKIHRNIEIGEKVAKLLSEHSGIDSGSFIMLSNFYASLGRWNNAAEVREKMEKGGMIKEPGCSSIEVNNAIHEFLSGDLRHPDRKRIYKKLEELNYLTKLEGYSPATEVALHDIDVEQRKLALSVHSERLAICYGLISTQPFTILRVGKNLRICDDCHAMIKLIAKITRRQIVVRDRNRFHHFENGDCSCNDYW, from the coding sequence ATGATAATTTCCACAGTTCCAACTATAACCTTAAACCTACAATACCACTCTTCAAATCCACATTCCAACTCCAATGATCCCTACCTTCGTAAAAACGTAATTTCACTTCTCAAGAACCTTAGGAACCCCCAACATGTTCAACCAATTCACGGTCACGCCATAAAAACCGGAACTTCACAAGACCCTTTTGTGGCCTTCGAACTTCTTCGCCAATATTGCAAGCTGAACTCCATCGATCATGCCACCAAGCTCTTCCACTGCACCCAAAACCCAAATATGTACCTTTATACTTCCCTCATTGATGGGTTTGTGTCCTTTGGCTTTTACACTGATGCCATCAACCTTTTTGGCCAAATGGTTCGTGGTCATGTTTTGGCTGACAGCTATGCAGTCACTGCGGTGTTGAAAGCGTGTGTGCTTCAACGAGCCCTAGGAAGGGGCAGAGAGGTTCATGGGCTTGTTTTTAAACGTGGGTTGTGTTTGGATAGGTCCATAGCGTTGAAGCTGGCGGAATTGTACGGGAAATGTGGGGTGCTGGAGGATGCGTggaaggtgtttgatgaaatgcCTGAACGGGATGTTGTTGCGTGTACCGTTATGATGGGTTCTTGTTTCGATTGGGGGATGGTTGAGGAGGCGGTTGGGGTGTTCAATGAGATGAGGAGTCGGGACACGGTGTGCTGGACATTGATGATTGATGGGTTGGTACGGAATGGGGAGTTTAATAGGGGGTTGGAGATGTTCAGGGAGATGCAAGTGAAGGGTGTGAGGCCTAATGAGGTTACCTTTGTTTGTGTCCTGTCTGCGTGTTCACAGTTGGGAGCTTTGGAACTCGGGCGATGGATTCACGCCTACTTGTGCAAGTGCGATGTTGAGGTTAACTGGTTTGTTGCCGGCGCTTTGATCAACATGTATTCGAGGTGTGGTGACATTGATGAGGCACAGGTTTTGTTTGATGAGGTGAAAGTGAAGGATGTGTCAACTTATAATTCCATGATCAGGGGATTGGCTATGCATGGGAAGAGCATGGAAGCTGTTGAGTTGTTTAGGGAAATGCTTATGCAGAGGGTTAGGCCAAATGGTATAACATTTGTTGGGGTTTTGAATGGTTGTAGCCATGGGGGGTTGGTGGATTTGGGTTGGGAGATATTTCAATCAATGAAAACGGTTCATGGGATTGAACCAGAGGTAGAACACTATGGATGCATGGTTGACATTCTTGGCAGGGTAGGTAGGCTTGAAGAGGCCTTTGACTTCATTCTGAGGATGGGAGGACAAGCTGATGATAAAATGCTATGTTCTTTACTAAGTGCTTGTAAAATCCACAGAAACATAGAGATAGGAGAAAAAGTTGCAAAACTTTTGAGTGAACATTCTGGGATAGATTCTGGATCATTCATAATGTTGTCAAATTTCTATGCTTCTTTGGGAAGATGGAACAATGCTGCAGAAGTTAGAGAAAAGATGGAGAAGGGAGGAATGATAAAGGAACCGGGGTGTAGTTCTATTGAAGTCAATAATGCAATTCATGAGTTTCTTTCAGGAGACCTTAGACACCCTGACAGGAAAAGAATCTATAAAAAGTTAGAGGAGTTAAACTATTTGACAAAGTTGGAAGGTTATTCACCTGCAACTGAAGTGGCTTTACATGATATTGATGTGGAACAAAGGAAATTGGCTTTGTCTGTGCATAGTGAGAGACTTGCAATATGCTATGGACTAATCTCAACTCAACCTTTCACAATACTTAGAGTTGGAAAAAATTTAAGGATATGTGATGATTGCCACGCAATGATCAAGCTCATTGCAAAGATTACTAGGCGACAAATTGTGGTTAGAGATCGCAATAGATTCCATCATTTTGAAAATGGAGATTGTTCTTGTAATGATTACTGGTGA